A stretch of DNA from Glycine max cultivar Williams 82 chromosome 18, Glycine_max_v4.0, whole genome shotgun sequence:
GGCTTGGACTAACAACAAAGAGTCATCAGTGAGATCAGAATACCTATCTGATGAAGAGGACTCTTGTGGTTTGCACTTTGTTGTGTCAACTCTTTGAGAAGCTTCCCATTTTTCTGCTAGTCCATCACCTTCAAGCATGCGTACCACTTCAGACATTTTTGGTCTATGGCCGGGAAGATATTGAGTACACAAGAGAGCCACTTGAACCATTTCCTCAAGCTCAATTCTGTCATAGTTGTTCTTGAGATCCTTGTCTACTAGCATATCAAGCTTTTTCTCCTGATGAATTTTCTTTACCTGAATAATGTCAATAATATGAGGACTTAGTGACTTAGACTTACCATTTGGTTTGAGATAAAGGGTAAGAGTTTTGGTGAATTAAGGGAAACAAACTCACCCAATCAAGCATGGCTCCTTTGTTGTTAGCTGATTTTCCAAACTCTAGAGCCCTTTGGCCTGTGATCAATTCAAGGAGGAGAATGCCAAATCCAAAAACATCAGTCTTCTCAGAGGATTGTCCTGTGGATAAGTACTCTGGGGCAATATGCCCCACAGTGCCCCTCACTGCAGTTGTGACATGTGAATCTTGGTGATCCAAAAGCTTTGCCAACCCAAAATCTCCAACTACAGCTTCATAATAGTCATCAAGCAATATGTTGGCAGCTTTCACATCCCTATGGATTATCTTTGGATCACACTGCTCATGAAGGTAAAGTAGTCCTCTTCCTGCTCCTAAAGCAATGTGCTTCCTTGTGCCCCAGTCCAGCACTGGCTTACCTGATAATCACCAAATTGGTATTAGAATCAAATCACCGTAGGTGCAATTTGGcttgagaaaatgttttctatttttatttcacaaataatattaaaaaatgtcgCATTGGgtttatttttgaatatttgttACATGGAAAACACTATTTGAAAACATAAGGGTGACATTTTCAATATTCTTTATGAGAAGTGAAAATACATCTCTCAAACTTTGATCTTTAAATGAGCTGAATGGTGTTGTGAGATCCATGTACCTGATCTCACATAGTAGGATAAAACTTTGTTGTTGATGTTAATGAAAAGTTAAAACATAATATGTTTTCCAAAATAACActaagtgcatgtttggatttttGGTCCAAACCTAGGTTTGGGCCAACCTCCGTTTTCAAGAAGCATCCAAATCCTTCCTTTTGTAAAACAGAGCTTGTGGACCATTAGATTTACCTTGAAATTTGTGCATGGCATTTTGAACTGACATCCAAACATACCTTAAATAAGGTAGGCTAAATTTGAGTATGaaactttaaaaatgatcttaCCCTTGAGACGGGAAGCAACACTGCCATTGGACATGTATGGATAAACCAAGAGCCTTTCCGTTGGTGTCATGCAAAATCCATACAGTCTGAGGAGGTTTCGGTGCACTGCTAGGCTGATCATTTCAACTTCGGTCTGAAATTGAATCTCTCCTCCAATGGCATTACCATCTTTAAGCCTCTTGACAGCCACAAGAGTGCCATCAGGGAAAACTCCTTTGTAGACATTTCCAAAACCACCCTTTCCCAGTATGTTTTTGCTGCTGAAGTTGTTAGTAGCAATCTGGAGTTCTCTGAATTGGAACCTCTTCAAGTTTCCAAGGTAGACTTCTTCATGGTGCCGGTCTGAAACAGTTAAGAATATGGCATAACTTTGAGGAACTATACCATACTTGAACCAAAATTGTTAACCTTTGTtgcacatgaacattcttgtataattatgtatatttgATCTCAAGTTAAAGGTTTGTTAATTGGAAAGTACCTTTAACATCAAAGAATGCTTGTTGATTGTGTTTGTGCCTCCACCAAAGAACAAGTCCAAAACCAAGAACTATGAGGCAGAGACATCCCAAACTCAAGCCAAAGGCAATTGCCATTTTATGAGTTTTTGGTCTGCCTGATTGTAAAGCATCTAGGGAAGCAAAGACATTGCTGTCAGCATCAAAACAATGACTATGCAGTATGTATCAGAGTACACTAGTACATGGGAAAATGACACAAGGCATGAATGAGaaaccaatttttaaaaaaagaaaagaaaaaagagcaaCACTGACAAGATCTTACCTTCAGTGTTGTTTAAGTTCATGGACATAGGCATCAATGTCATCCCATGGCAGTTTGGCTCTTTTCCCGTGGCACAAACAAGGGGGTTTCCAATAATgctgaaacaataaaaaaggaATGGGAATAAGAATAATCCTTCAGTTAGTACCCAATTTTCAGTTTTCCAGTCAAGCAGAAATGCACATACACCACTGAGAGAGACAGAGAATTACCTGAATGATTTGGCTAAAATTCTAGGCACCGGACCACTAAGATTGTTGTATGACAAATCACTGAATTACaatcacaaaacaagaaatatcTTTAGGAATACTTAAACTGGAAAAATATAAACTGGAATAAAGCATAAGACACAATTATACAAAAGAAGAGTTCATGCGTATTACAGAAAATTAAGCTGAGTCATGTTAGCCAGTGACTCTGGGCATTCACCAACAAGACTGTTATTATTGAATCTCCTGAAACATTTTTAGTAACTTCTTAGCATTAGACATCACAACAGATTGATACTGAAAATTGCTTCAGCTCAAGACTCCAAATCTTAGCTCATATATGCTTACAGGTACTGGAGGCTTCTTAGGTGACCAAGAGAGGGAGGAATCCCCCCACTGAAGAAGTTGTTAGAGAGATCAAGCGTTTGAAGCTTTGAAAGTTTGCCTAACTCTGAAGGGATTGGTCCACTTATGTTGTTATTCTGTAGCAGCCTGAAAAGTAGTCCAAAAAACCCTTCTTAGTGAACAAAGAAGCATCCATCTTGAGCGTGGTAAATTAAATTGCATAGAGCTTTGCAATTACTTACACAATCTGAAGGTTGGTTAAGTTGCCTATGCTTGGAGATAGAGTACCAGATAAACTTTGACTTGGAGTGCCCCTGCACCAAAACAACACAACACAAGTTTCAACCAAAGCTTGAAGCAATTTGTACCACAAACTGGTACACCTGCTGAGTGTTTAATGACCAAGTTTAATTAGAAGAATGAAGGAAGACTTACAGTCCAATGACCAAGTTTTCAGAAGAACAAGTGACCATAGTccagctacatggatcaactgcaTCCCCATCCCAATTATCTAGAACACCATGTGGATCCTCTAAAGAATCTTTTATGCCCATTAAGGCTTGCACTGCAATAAGAGTGAGACCAAATTCAAAACTCTTGAAAAGATATGAAGCTAAAGAataaacaaaatttcaagtttACCTTCAAAGTTCACTCCCTTAGGAGAAAGCAAAGCATTTGCTGAGCTCAACAACAAGAAGAATGTGAAACTGAGAAGAGCTATTCCTCTTTGAGTCCCCATTCAACTGAACTTTTCCAAGAACAAGATGCAAGTACACTTCACTTGAGGCTTCTAACTTCAAGTGTAACCAACAAAGATGTTAATATGGAACGTTAACAGTCCTCAAATGGGTGTTCGTTCATCACTGTGgtgttcaaaataagaaaagaaactcACTTCCTTCTTTCCATGCTAGAGTCTCATTCACCGAAAAATCTTGTGTCAGACCAAGGGGGAGAAAAAAGACATGTTTTTGAACAGCATAAAGGGAACTAGCATGCCTGTCACTGAGTCAGGAAGttgtaaacaaaatattatatataatggcCTTAATCTTAGAACACAACGGATGAATAATAAACCATatgaaggtaaaaaaaattcgaTGGCATATGCGGCAGGGAGAGAATGGGAAATTCAATTTGAGTGTGGCTTAATCATGCACATGCACATAAAGCATAAAGAAGTTTTCATGAAACTATATATGCATCAGCAAAGTAGTAtataaagcaaaataaaaatgaaaaaagaaaaaataaaagtactGGCGCATGAGAGatattattagaatttttttaatgaatattatGTAGACACatttagaataaaagaaaaatgccgTAGTGCTTCTATTTCCTTTTTGGGTGCAAAGAACCAAAATCCTACGTGTCAATAGTAGTACTGGTACAACTGTAGAAGAGTATTTTCTTTATACTTTGTTGAATTAGCAAAAGCTTGACATGagttaatataatttaagtATGAAAGGGTTATGCTTGCGTGGAGAATCCAAAACTCTCGAGTTTGGCCATTTAGTAAAGTcctaaagttaatttttataatattaaggtATTGAGAATGTGAGAATCTCGAGGACATTGGGTGTTCTGGGGGCTCAAGATTGATGATGGATTTGGTGACCCACTATAGATGAACCATGAAAATCTATGTTagcttatataaataaattaataataataataatataagataaGTTGATATCTTTTGTGCTGTAAATGTTGGGTGATGGCATGGGGTGTGTGCTTTTTAGATTCCATAAACCACTATGAGCTAACGATCACACTTGGGTCTCTTTGGTCTATTCCCACAGCAGACAGTCATTACCCTAAAATTGTTCAAAAAGAGTAAAACTTTGAAAAGCAAAAGCTGCCAGTGCCattcccctctctctttctgtgACCCACACCATCTTCTTTATGCAAATTATATacgtttctttctttctttctttctttttcttatgtgTTTATTATATTGTAGTGTGAACATTTAGTAGTTTAACACTAACACTACTATAGTACTAATACTATTGTCCTATATTCTAACTCAACAAACAAAAGCGCGTGCTCCATTATATATATTGCTTTGCTttgattcttgtagttgttacCAAGAAAAAACAACCTTTTACATGCAAGAGAAAGATCATTTATCAAGGAGTACGCTTGTGTTACTGTTGAGGTTAACTTTAGATCTTTGGGAAATTTCTTTTAAAGGATGCGGATTCTTTGCATTTTCAAAAGAATTGTGTGCAATTCCACGtccaaatttaaaacattatgtttcttcttgattttttttattgtttaataaaaCGTTTTAAAGACTGGGGTTTCAAGGATCCTTGTCTTTTCTATTAAATGGATTAAACCAGCATGGAgatatatgttttaaattttttagaagaTTTTAATGGAGAAGTTTAAAAGTTACATTTTTATGTGTTATTCTTTTATAAGGATACTATTATCTCTTATTGATTTATTATGATATTTGTCAATACTCAATACCCACTTATATAAAACATGTGATAAAATATCAATCATTAGTTATTAagaatatcaatatttttaagaaaaacaaaaatattgaatgatatattttttatgcaaataagattaaaaagattatctagaatttcaatattttttttatctacaatCTAATAGCCTTAAATTATCAATTGGAGTGAGATATAACAGAAGAGACTAATTTCCTATAACTTAACAAATCAAGATTCAAATTTTTACAGAAAGAAACTTTCATTATTATTGTCCGACCTTATCTCTCGAACATTATCATTTATGACGGAAGAAGATACACATGagaaaaaaaaccctaaaatttAATAGCcttatatttcatttaaatattaacttTATAAGTTTTTCTCCATTTGCAAATTTAAgttattatgaaataaaaaatattctatattttaattttgttgtttatacaatttataatattttcattagaAAACTACTTACCCTTACTTCACAAAGCAATTGCAATAAGAATGTGCGTTCATATATTACCTCTGCAATTAACCAAAAGATATTTCTCTCAATTATCTCAAATtactttgtttttatctttatttgtatatttcattttttaattatttatctctttcaatctatttttttctctaaattaaatttcaaaaaaaattcttaaagaaatttttaatgattaaaaataactcCTTCgcatattttgttttgattttttttttctagcgaACTTTATTCTAAACAGTGGACCTGAAtccaaaatttaaagataactCGTGCATATACAACCTATTACATAAGTCAAACATtcactaataatataaatgatGCTTTTGAAAGTAGTAATTAAGTTttgcaaataattaaaaaccaataattttttaaaaataataataataataataagattaagattgataacttttgtaataattattttgaaattcatatatttagaggactttctaattatttaagagcgtaagttttttttttttttttacattaccaAGATATGAAAGTTAAATTCTAATTATATTGCCTTAGATCACATTTAGGGTGGTCTTAAGtttccaatttttgtttttaaacttaaatttgaaaacaaaacttgtttagataaaagagagtaaaaaatcattttaaatcacttttgagaagaaaaaaagttttctaATTATAGTTTTAAGTTTTCAGAATTTGTCTgtcttttttgaaatttttctttcacttttcatCATGTCTTCCCCACCTTTCATTCATTTTTcactaaaagtaaataaataagacAAGCTAATTGATTCGATACAAACCTATTTGATGAGTTTTTTTTAGCCGAATTTGATCATACCTTAATCTAGTCTTAGTTGGCAAAAATCcacaaaacttataaaaatcagGTTTTCATCGATCTTGGGATTCATTCTAGAAGCTAAATTGAATTTGACCCTTTTGACTTGTCTCGTTATAGCTATCGACTCAAATTGAGCTGATGTGTGCATCAGGTCTGTTATCATTATTTGCCACCTCTTGTTTTCACCTCTACCACCGTAGGCCGTCATTGCTCCGTTAGTGAATTCAGCTCCCCTTCCCTAACATTCCACCACTTGCATATAGAGCTAGCAGACCCACTAGCTAGTCCTACTTAGTCTACTTGATAAACTGTAGGGTTTgagatttaaattttcaaaattaaatctgAACCTTTTTAGTTCATAATATGTCTTAGCCCAGAGAAAAAAGATTTTCACTGGGTTTGGGATTATTTTGCCTAACTTGTTATAACTCGTAACTTGCATCAAATTCAAGTATTCAACCattacttacaatttttttttttggtgaatccaCCATTACTTACATGAACAACTTTCcataattttcttgatttttttcaatataaaattgataataaacttttaaaactaaggaaaaaataacccctaaaactaTATACACGCTAAAAGCTTAAAATCACTAgttttatgtataataaaaatacatcgTCCATAAATTCCGGGCAACATACATGCCTCATAATTGAAgaatatgtaataaataaacTCGACTTAcgtttctatatatatattaaaccgaCCAATATCAATATTACATTTTTCTTATAGAGTTTTAAATCGAATGTGACATATTTGCGCATCACAAGTCCCACAATAGATTCGTTGCAGACTAGATGCGGATATATTCTACATAAATATTAAGCAGAAAATTCGGGTGGAAGACACGTCATCTAGATTTGTTAAAGACTAGATCATAATACATATATTGCGCATGGTAGTTTActaataagataattttaatgGGTGAATCGCCATTGATCCTGATATGGCAAAGACTAGATGATAATATATTAGCATTAATTAATAGCTTACTAATAAGATAATTTGCATAGGTGATGACACGCCATCTATCCAGTAATGAGAATGTTTGCCACTGGAGTGAAAGATTATGATATGACAAAAAAGTCGTGTTGTATAcatgtttatatataaatattgtatCTATAATGAATTGGATGATAGCAATGTATTTGGATGTGTATATGGTTTATATCAAGGGGGATGTGACACACTGCCAATGGTGCTCTCAAACGAAGAATTAATGTTAGGCTATATATAGCTTCGTGAACTGGAGTCTACCTATAAGAGTGGTCGATCAATGAATCTTTCTCCCAAGAGAAAAGTTTTGATATGGTAGATATGTTATATACTTGCATTGATGAACCTTCTGTTATATAGAGATCAATAAGTGTAACGACAAGAAGTAACAATTATTGATCAATGAAACCTACACAAATATCTCAAATTCTCAAACCTTAGTTCTGTTTTTACTATCATGAAATTGTATATGTTAGGAAAGCCAGCAGaattaagaatataaatatGCTTTAAATTGCATGAACTCTGCCTCGTGCACACCACGAGAGGCACGCTCAACATGCGTAAATTCCAATTACTGAAAAATTTCTCCAACATCTTCACCAAGTTGCCCTTGAAGCTATGCTTTACATGTTCTAGCAAAGTCTAAATCCCACTTAGTGTCGTATTTGCCAGGAATATTTTAGTTAGACTTCATTTGCATGTCCTACTGGAAAATCATACTGTATATATTTAGTATGGCAAATTATTTATTgatctataaaaataaatgtatgtaCAAGACATGTCTTACCATATTAAATTCAactgttatatatatttgatgtgataatctaaaatttaaaatataattgaatttagtaaaatattattatttactttgagttaataaattatttttaacatattacacacacacaaaaaatcatgaGGGATCATAACTATCAAAacacataaatcaattaatatgGTCAGTTTAACTATTGATATAATGATATCAAGTTCAATTCTTGGGTATACAAcaactaaatatttaaagaaaaaatttatctcTTATAATCGTCCtaaaaattaagataagtaaagagaatcatttTTAGTGAAGGATACATATTAGGcggaaattacaaaaaaaatgttcaaaaccAATATTATCAATCTTATGTTTTTCTTACTGCAAACCAATACCAATCATAGAAAGGCATATACAAGAATGGCATCGCAGAATACATTAATGATTTATTAGGTATTAGTCTCATCAAatgtattatataataatttttaccaTCATGCATGCATATGTCAGATTGATGTCACAAACAATCAGCAAATTTTGTGTAAATAGTACAATTTGAAATACATGCAGcgatatgatgatgatgatcaaaaTGTTGAATTCATATTTCCAATAAAGAGTTCATACATATGGTGTCATTAATTAAGCTTATACTCATCTCGATCACGGTTTGCAGGGTGCATTTCAATATAGTTATGGGTGTGGAAAAACAACGTACGATGCAGTCAATTACTAACCGGCATGCttgattaaaaattgaaataatcgACCCGCATGCATGATATCCCTGATTTCACAAAAAGACagctaaatataaaaataataataagaagaagaagaaatagtgTTACATGCAGATAAGGCCTATCTGTATGGTGGATGTTGAGGGCATTGGCCAATTATATAAcgcaataaagaaaataaaattgacccAACATAAGAAAAGAACACAAcacttaaataatataaaatgacaaaaatatccACGAATTAAGGACCAATGCAAAGTGATAACAGCTAGGATGATATTGTCCTTTGTTCACAAATCACAACTACAGGGAATAATGGCCCTCTCATATCTTAGGACCATATATGTGTAACCTTTGATCAAGTTTAAGTTAACTCTCCATTCGTCTGCATTTTCTCTGTCTTTTCTACTAGTTTTGTCTTTGGCTACAGATATCACCCTGTGGTGACAATGCAGTCACGGACATCCAAACATGACAAACAATCAAAGTATGCCAAGTGTACGTCTTGCTTGGACTTAAGACAGTGGCCTCTTCTAATGAGAAAACTTCTTTACATTAAATTGGACAAGGATGTTACCAGCTGGTTGGTCTAATGCAATGGTAAAGCTTCTTGAAATTAATTTGCACGAGGCCATTACATAGTTGGTAGGAGGTATATTGCAAATGTTATgtatataaaagtattattatgagggattttttccttatatatatatatatatatatatatatatatatatatatatatataaaatatgtatctTCCATGAAGATAATTCATATccaatcatataaaattattgtaaataacaaaattttctttcaaattattCAACTGCATATTTatgactcaaatttaaaattaagctCAAATAACTCATATAAGTTGAGTCATATGCGCTTcatagtaaaaatttatttatttttcctttaaaataagtatatatattaattacaagttgtaattatatttattaaatgatataaaaataagtatatttgtttattttaaaataaattcattcaaggttttttttttaatttttttctctatatgaGAATGCATATATCCGTGCTTAGACCTTTTTACTTTTCTCCCTACCAATTTTCTCAGAGTGAGGCAAATATTAGTTATTTGTAAGTGTTCTTTAAATTCATATGTTTTTCTTATCTTGAACCGAGGTATAATCTTTCccttaaaaattttgaaacaaaaaagatcatttttcatttgaaaGGATGCATGCATTTGATTGGAGATGACGTTGCCACTGACTAAACAAGATTTGTTACCATTTGTGTGAAAATTAGGCTATGTATGTTCCACCCCTTTATCATGGTACCCTTGAATAGCTTAGATCCCGATCAGAATTAGTGCACTGCAGGTTTAGCTAGTAGTGAAGTACCTATAAATTTTAGGTATGTTGGTTTGTAACTTTGTGtaaatgaatataatataaaagataCACAGCACAAACATGAAAACCAAATGAGGTAAAACTGTTTTGATAATTTCCaacctatttttatgttatACAATAGTTgtcaaagtttaatttttaaaaacaatttataatttataacaaagTATTTTTCTGTTTAAGcctaaaaatgaaatgaacatataaattaagttggttaaaCCTTTTATTCATCTAGATAGAATATAAGCTTAATATATTATTCGTTTTATCTCCACTCTCTTGGGACACTTGAAAAACTGAATAAATTTgtgaatataatttttacacTTGATTAAGTTTACAGAACATTGAGTTGGGGAGATTAGAAAAAAAGTGCTATATTTGCATCAAGTTCTTGTTGTCTGTAAGTtgatttcttttgaaaaacttcTAGTACTCACTCATGGTCACGTGATACTAATTTGACAGTGTTGTTCAGTTAGAAGACAATGCAGAACATCCAAGCTCAAGTTCAGATTTATTGGACCCTATCTGTTTAGACCGAATTTCAAAACCCATTCTGAGAGTCTTTACACTCCTCTCATTGTAGGTACTTGCAATTGCATCACAAACACCACCTCTAGTACTAATTAATTGCCCTTTTCTGATCCCTTCAAATTAATGCCTTCCCACCTTTCTCTTTTCTATAATCTTCTTTGCTTCTTCTCATTCATTTGATTGAAGCTGTTTCCATCATGAAAATGGACCACTTCCTCATCAACTAATGATGCTGCCAAAGTGGATCTAATGGCATGATCACACAATGTCCATTTTAGAGTATTGAAAATGTCTACATTCCCATTGTACTTGTACACATGGTCTTTTGGTTCCACATACATCTAATATACAGTAATAAAATGGTAAACTGTGTATATTCTTCATTGAAATGTATGTTGGATAAATTACACACCTTATTCctgtagtttattttttaaaaaaaatattgaacttTTATGCTACTCAGCCTTCCTCAACTTATTTGTCagttccttttaaaaaaactttaatgtcagtttaaaacattaatttatcaattaaatcTAATGGTAATTTagcatatatatactttttttcaatttacccCAAACTTCATTTTTAGGTTAATAATGTGTAAATGACTAATGAGTTTGTgactaaaatagtattaaatttagatttttcttaagaataattttagatttaagcttgtaaataaaaaaaaatgtgattaaaatGGGAAGCACCATTTTAAAGTTGATGAaccaaatttttcaaaaaaattaattattgacaaTGAAAAATATCTGCTTAATTTGCTGCCTTTCCGgtgggaaaaagaaagagttttgttcaaactttaattttcattttaaaagcatATATACACTGGTGTCTCTTtagtatattaaaaatcattgtAAGTGACTGTTGTATGCAGAGATTTGTCTTCTAAAACATGTTGACGGGTATATTATCCATTCTGTATAACTATATACCATGTATTGGTAAACTTTTGGGAAACAAAATGATTACAATCATGATTGACGATTTTTCAGTCTgttggttttaaaaataagttatccATAGTTCCAGTATTTCTCAATCTTTatcaaagtaaaatataattttctaatcTAAAGATTTGTTTTTTGAAGATAACGTATAGAAATTAAAGGTAATTCATAGAGATAATTTAGAAGGCACAAAAACCTTTCTGCGGCACATGGGCATCATTTCTTTGCCCACCATTATTGAGCTTCGGCTCCTTTAAGACTTGAATCAGAACTTTTTGACAAGGTGATATACTGTTATCTATGACCCTAATCAAGGGCATTTGAGAGCATGTGAATAATTTACTTCTTTtactcttatatttttttcttaactaatTTATCTTCCTTTTCTATGTTGGCATTGCAGGTGGCTACATGATTTGATACACTAATGTCAGGTTCAAAAGTCAACCATGTTTCTCATTATCCCTGTATGAAGATCATTAGGGATGTCTGGAAGCCATTGAtaacgtaacaactcaaataaGTGATACAAATCCATAGCATtgtgtgataatttttttaaaacactatcAGCCCTCAATTTGTTTAGTAGCATATAGCTATTGCAATTTGGTTATTTCAATTGATATATAATATTGAGTGTGGttgagtaaaaataatttaattaaacgtttcattaataattttttattatatgagtGTTGacatcataaatttaata
This window harbors:
- the LOC100797768 gene encoding protein NSP-INTERACTING KINASE 1 isoform X2, translating into MGTQRGIALLSFTFFLLLSSANALLSPKGVNFEVQALMGIKDSLEDPHGVLDNWDGDAVDPCSWTMVTCSSENLVIGLGTPSQSLSGTLSPSIGNLTNLQIVLLQNNNISGPIPSELGKLSKLQTLDLSNNFFSGGIPPSLGHLRSLQYLRFNNNSLVGECPESLANMTQLNFLDLSYNNLSGPVPRILAKSFSIIGNPLVCATGKEPNCHGMTLMPMSMNLNNTEDALQSGRPKTHKMAIAFGLSLGCLCLIVLGFGLVLWWRHKHNQQAFFDVKDRHHEEVYLGNLKRFQFRELQIATNNFSSKNILGKGGFGNVYKGVFPDGTLVAVKRLKDGNAIGGEIQFQTEVEMISLAVHRNLLRLYGFCMTPTERLLVYPYMSNGSVASRLKGKPVLDWGTRKHIALGAGRGLLYLHEQCDPKIIHRDVKAANILLDDYYEAVVGDFGLAKLLDHQDSHVTTAVRGTVGHIAPEYLSTGQSSEKTDVFGFGILLLELITGQRALEFGKSANNKGAMLDWVKKIHQEKKLDMLVDKDLKNNYDRIELEEMVQVALLCTQYLPGHRPKMSEVVRMLEGDGLAEKWEASQRVDTTKCKPQESSSSDRYSDLTDDSLLLVQAMELSGPR
- the LOC100797768 gene encoding protein NSP-INTERACTING KINASE 1 isoform X1, with the translated sequence MGTQRGIALLSFTFFLLLSSANALLSPKGVNFEVQALMGIKDSLEDPHGVLDNWDGDAVDPCSWTMVTCSSENLVIGLGTPSQSLSGTLSPSIGNLTNLQIVLLQNNNISGPIPSELGKLSKLQTLDLSNNFFSGGIPPSLGHLRSLQYLRFNNNSLVGECPESLANMTQLNFLDLSYNNLSGPVPRILAKSFSIIGNPLVCATGKEPNCHGMTLMPMSMNLNNTEDALQSGRPKTHKMAIAFGLSLGCLCLIVLGFGLVLWWRHKHNQQAFFDVKVPQSYAIFLTVSDRHHEEVYLGNLKRFQFRELQIATNNFSSKNILGKGGFGNVYKGVFPDGTLVAVKRLKDGNAIGGEIQFQTEVEMISLAVHRNLLRLYGFCMTPTERLLVYPYMSNGSVASRLKGKPVLDWGTRKHIALGAGRGLLYLHEQCDPKIIHRDVKAANILLDDYYEAVVGDFGLAKLLDHQDSHVTTAVRGTVGHIAPEYLSTGQSSEKTDVFGFGILLLELITGQRALEFGKSANNKGAMLDWVKKIHQEKKLDMLVDKDLKNNYDRIELEEMVQVALLCTQYLPGHRPKMSEVVRMLEGDGLAEKWEASQRVDTTKCKPQESSSSDRYSDLTDDSLLLVQAMELSGPR